In the genome of Mucilaginibacter sp. 14171R-50, the window GCCTTTTGGCGATACCTATAACGGTTACCTGCTTATCAATACCCAGCAGCTTTAAACTCTTCATGGCCGATGATAGCTGCCCTTTACCACCATCAATAATGATCAACTGGGGCAGGCCGGTGTCTTCGTCAAGTACACGGCGATAGCGGCGCAATACAGCTTCTTCCATTGTGGCAAAATCATCTGGCCCTACAACGGTTTTTACGTTAAAGTGGCGATAATCTTTCTTTGATGGCTTACCATCTTTAAACACCACTATAGCCGATACGGGGTATTTGCCCTGAAAGTTGGAATTGTCAAAACACTCGATATGGCGCGGCAGCGTGTTCATGCGCAGGTCGTTCATCATTTGGGTAAGCAGGCGCTCGGTGCGTACCTCGGGGTTCAACTTTTCGTACTGGTCTATCTTTTCCTTTTTAAAGAACATTACATTCTTTTGCGACAGATCCAGCAGTTTACGTTTTTCGCCCAGTTTAGGCACCGTAAATTTAAGCTTGGTATCGTCCAGGTCTATCTCGAACGGCACAATGATCTCTTTCGAGGTGCTGTTGTACCTGGTCCTGAACTCCGTTATGGCAATAGTCAGCAGCTCTTCATCGGTTTCATCCAGGCGTTTCTTCAGCTCAATGGTTTGGGTTTGGGTAATGGTGCCGTTCATCACCTTCAAAAAATTCACAAAGGCGTATTTTTCTTCGGACGCGATGCTGAACACATCCACATCAGTAATGGACGAATTTACAACGGTTGATTTGCTCTGGTAATTTTCAAGCAGGTCCTGCTTGCGTTTAAGGCGATGCGCCAGCTCAAAGTTAAGCTCGCTCACGGCCTTTTCCAGGTCGCCTTTAAGGTTACGCACCACGTTGCCGATCTTACCGTTCAGCACATCCGTTATCTCGCTGATGTTGCGGTCATAATCCGCTTCCGACTGAAAATCCTGGCAAGGGCCCTTGCAATTACCTAACTGGTACTCCAGGCAAACTTTAAACTTGCCTTTCTCAATGTTTTCGCGGGTAAGGTTAAGGTTGCAGGTGCGCAGGGGGTAGGTTTCTTTAATAAGCCCTAAAATAGTATGCATCATGCTTACGGATGCATAAGGGCCAAGATATTTTGAGCCGTCCCTGATAATGCGGCGTGTCCAGTAAATGCGGGGGTAATTTTCGTTCTTGATGATGATCCAGGGGTAGGTTTTATCATCCTTCAGCATCACGTTATAGCGTGGCTGATGCTTTTTGATCATGCTGTTCTCCAGCAGCCAGGCGTCCACCTCGGTATCAACAATGGTAAAGGTTATTTTACGAATTTTAGACACCAATACCCGTGTCTTGGCATTTATCTGGGTATCCTTATTAAAATACGAAGCTACACGGTTACGCAGGTCTTTTGCCTTGCCGATATATATCAGCTCGTTTTCGGTATCCCAGTACTGATATACGCCCGGTTTATGGGGTATATTCTTTAAAGCTTCCCTGTAATCAAAGTGGTTCATTGGTTCACTGGTTCATTAGTTCAATGGTCTGCTCTGCGACCGATGAATTGGTTCATTAGTCGGACGATTTGCCAGTTGATTTGCCGATAAACTTTAAGTATGCATTCAACTTGATGTGAACGGTTTGAAGATTTTCAATTAGTGTATTGAATTGTTCTTCGTTAATCAGGTTGCGTGTTCGTGCCTTTTTTAGCCATCCTTTCGTCTCCAAAATAGACCCACGACTGAAATAGCAGAAGTTTCTATTTTCTTTATAATGATATCTCCCATATCCTTCGGCAATATTGGCCCCGATAGAATCGGCAGACCGCACAATCTGTTTTCCGATAGTATCCTTTGAAAAATTATCCCATTCACTCACTAACAACCATATCTCGTTACTAAAAGTTTCGGATATCTGGTACAATTCTAAGTCCTCAAGATTATAGTAACTCATGACATAATTGAACTATTCAACCAATAAACTAATGAACCAGTGAGCTAATGAACGATTTAAAAATCAAGTTTCTTTTCTACCTCGTTGCTGCCTTTCTGTTGTTGGCTGTAGGCGGCACAATCGAGGGTTATGGTTACCCCTGATTTTGGCGGCACAAAATCTACGTTCTTTTTAATGCCGAGCGCAGGGTTGGCGTAAACCCGTTTCATATAGCCTGCAAATATAGGCAATGCGGTGTTTGCACCTTCGCCCAACCGGGTAGACCGGAAGTGGATATCGCGGTCTTCGCAGCCTGTCCACACGCCTGTAACCAGCTGCGGGGTTATACCAATGAACCATCCGTCGGAGTTGTCGTTGGTGGTGCCTGTTTTGCCGCCGATAGGATTAGTTAAGCCGTATTTACCGCGCAGCCTGTAACCCGTACCTTCCTGTATAACGCCTTTCAGCATATAGGTCATTACATAAGCGGTTTGCGGGTTCATGGCCTGCACAATTTTTGGTGTATTATTGTACAGCGTATTGCCGTTCTTATCCTCTATACGTAATAGATAGGTAGGTTCCGTCCATATGCCTTCGTTGGCAAAGGCCGAGTAAGCGCCCGTCATTTCAAATACAGAAGCATCAAAAGTACCCAGGCAAATAGAGGGGTAAGGCTGTACAGATGGATCGGTGATCCCCATTCTTTTAATGAGCTGTACAACAGGCTCCGGTTTTATTTCGTTCATAACACGGGCTGTTACCCAGTTTTGCGACCGGGCCAAAGCCAGGCGCAAGGTAATGTCGCCTGGTACGGTTTCGCTCGGGGATGATCGCGGTGTCCAGTCAGCGCCGTAGCCGGTAATAGTTATGGGTTCGTTGGGCATTTGCATACAAGGCGAAAACCCATTATCAATGGCAACGGCATAAGTAAACGGCTTGGCCGTTGAACCCACCTGGCGCGTACCCATTTTTACCTGGTCGTATTTAAAATGCTCGAAGTTTGTGCCGCCTACCCAGGCTTTAATATACCCGGTGGTAGGGTCCATGCTCATGAGCGAGTTGCGCAGCATCATTTTACAATACACTATCGAGTCGATCGGCTTCATTAGTGTATCAATATCGCCACGCCAGGTAAAAATGTTCATCTTGGCAGGCGTATTAAAATCTTCGGTTATCTCTTCTTCCGATTTCCCCGCTTGTTTTAAGGCGATGTACCTGTCTGAACGGTGCTTGCCTTTCTCAAGCAGCGATTTAAACGTGGGGATGGTTTTCCAGAGGCTGATACCTTTCCAATGCGCGTTAAACTGCGCTTGCAGGGTACGCATGTATTCCTTTTGCGCGTCTTCGGCATAGCCTTGCATGGTGGCATCAATGGTGGTGTATATTTTTAAGCCGTCGCGGTCAAGGTCATAAGGGGTTACGCCATCAGGTTTAAATATCGATTTATCAACCAATATCTTTTGCACTTCTTTTTTAAGCACAGCCCTGAAATAAGTGGCAATTCCATCGTTATGATCTATCGGCCTGAAAATTAAGCCGAGCGGCTTCGCCTTAAACTCTTCGGCCTGTCCGTCGCTTAAATAATGCTCCTCATTCATGCGGCGAAGCACGAAATTGCGGCGGTTTTTAGCGTTATCGGGATGGTTTATGGGCGAGTAAATACCCGGCCCGTTTATCATGCCAATTAACATGGCGGCCTGGTCGGCGGTAAGCTTATCTGGCGTGGTGTTAAAGTAGGTACGCGCTGCCGAACTAATGCCATAGGTATTGTAGGCGCCAAAATCTACCGTGTTTAAATACAGCGTTAGTATTTCTTCCTTGGTATAGTTACGCTCAATTTTAACGGCGGTTATCCATTCCTGCAGTTTTTGAATAATGCGTTTGAACGGGTTGTGCGATCGTTCTGAAAAAAGGTTAAGCGCCAACTGCTGCGTAATGGTACTGCCACCCTGCTTTTTACCTACCAGGTTATACAATATGATACTGAAGGTGCGCTGAAAATCGATACCCGAATGCTGATAAAAGCGGTTGTCTTCGGTAGCTATAAGCGCGTTGATAACATTTGGCGATAGTTGCTTGTAGGTAACGTTTGTACGGTTTTTAATATAGTACTTGCCGATGATCTGCTTATCAGACGACATAATAACCGACGCCTGGTCGCTTTTCGGGTTCTCCAGTTCGCGGAAGGACGGCAGCGGGCCAAACACCTGGAACGCTATAAGTAATATCATAATAACAAAAAAAGCAAAGCCGGCAATAAATAAACGCCATATATACCAGTTGTAACGTTTTATATCCTGCGCGGTAAGGTTATTTTTCTTTTTGTTGATCATTCTCTTAGTAATGTGTTTGATAATAGTCTAAATAACTATCCAGTGTTTTTTGGTCGGCTAATTTATCCAGATTTTCTTGTGTTATAATAAAAAAGCTGTATTTATCCTTCGGTAGCTTCATAATATCGGGCATTAGCGGGATAATTGCCCGGGCATAATCCTTAACGTTTGTAAGGTTGGTAAAGCGGCCAACGTATATCAGCTGGTTATCGGCGCCAACGCTTTTTAACTGGTGTTTAATGGTATTATCCTGAAAGTTGACCCGGTTAAACTGCCCAATACCAAAACGTGACGAAGCCAGATTAGTTGTACCGGTGCTTACATTTACCACAAAATAATAGTTGGTGCTATCGCGCATGCTGAATATCGATGGCGCCAGCTTAACCGGTTGCGCGGGCAATGCCGCCGGCTGTGTAACCGACGCGGCCGGCTGGGTTGCGGGCGGAGTAACATTAGTGATTTCCGAAGCTTTTTCTTTTATAACAGGTGGTGGTATAACCGGCGCGGCCTCGGGCTTGCGCACATCTGGTGCTACTACATATTTTTCGGCAGGTACCCTGTATTCGGTTTGCTGCTGGTAAACAATGGGAAGGGTAAACTGCGGGTCGTTTGTCTCCCTGTCTGCTATTACTACTTTGCGCGCAGCCAGTTGGGCCTGGTTTGCGGTTATGTAGGCCAGGTGTTGGCTTACCAGTGGCGTTATCAGTTTATCATCAGGGTAATTGGCTACTATTTGCTGCAAGTAGTTACTGAAAGGGGCAAGCGGTACCTGGTGGCCGGCCGCAAAGGCACGCAGATAATATAGCTGCGCTGCGTACCTGTTATTGGGGTATTGTGTAAGCAGGGCGTCGGCCGCGGTTATAACCTGTGGGTATTGCTTGCCGGCATAAAGATCATACACCTTATTATATAAGGTGGCGAAACCGGTGTCTTCTTCGTTTAAGTGCTTACTGTATTCAGGGTCGAGTATGGTTTTGGCAAACGGCGTTTCGGGGTAGTTGTTTACCAGCAGGCCTTTGTATTTGTCGGCCAATGCGGGGTTGTTGGTATCGCTGTATAAGCGGTAAAGATTGTAGTAGGTGACGGCTGCATTATCGTTACCAGGGAAACGGCTTAACAATAACTCATAGGCCGCGATTGCTTCTTTTTTATCATTTAATACGTCCCTGTAAAAATTGGCTATATCCAGGTAGGCATCAAACATACGCTTGTTGGATTGCGCCATAAGCGCTGGCGTAAGCGGCAGGTTTTGCAAAAGCGACTGTCGGTAGCTGCCGGCATTAGTATTACCTGCGGCGGCGTTGCCTCTCACAAAATCGGGATCGGTAGGCTGCTGGGTTGTCGAGGTGTTTTGGGTAATATCGCTGCCCGCGCGATTGCTTCGTCGCCAGTTATCTTCTAACCTGCGGTTGCCCCATACCCGTTTAAAGCTGCTAAAGCCCTGGCTTAAGGCGGCGGAGTTATTAAAGTAAAAATTATCGCCGGTTAGTGTTTCCTGCTGTTGTTGATTTAAGCTCGTCGCTCCCCTGTTTTGTACCGAAGCGGCCGCGGTTGCCTGCTGCGCTTGCAGCGTTCGCGCTTCAACCATTTTATCAATACGCGCCAGGCGGGCCGGTTCGTCAAGTCTGGCCAGCATTTGCAGGGTGTCCTCGCGCGATATGATCTGCATCCTGTCGGCAAGCACCTGCAGGTTTTCGCTTTTCTTTTTTATGATGCTGTACTTAGGGTAACCCGGCGATAGGTTCACCAATGCGCTGTCGTAATAATTTTTCGCAGCAGTGTAATCAGCCTTGTTTTTAAAAAGCACATCGGCCATACGCAGGTACGACAGGCCCTTTTGATTTTGGTTTTTTGTGCTGGAGTTTACCGATTGGCGGTAGCTTTTCAACGCGCTCTCTATCTCTCCCCCCGTGTACTGCAGTTCGGCTATCTGATAGTATATCTGGTCGGTAAAATCAGCATTGTTCTCATTTTTTAATAACGACCGCAGGCGGGTAAGCCTGCTTGCCTTAACGCCGTTCAGGTTATCTTCTATACGGATACGGTTAAGGTCGGCATTAAAGGCCATATCAAATATGGCGTTGCTTTTGCCAATGCGCGCATAGTTGGCAATGGCATCAGCCGGCTTGTTGTTAAGCTCCTGTAGTTGCGCAAGTATAAATATCCACCGTAATTCGTTCGCTTTGTTGTGGCTGTGCTGTATGGCCAGTTTTGCCATTTCTTCGGCATCGGTGTAATCCTGTATGTTTATATCATATTGCAGCCTGGTAGCGTAAACGTCGGCAGTGATGTGCTTTTTAGGATTGATGTTTTTTACGGCGCTGTCAATAGCTGTTTTAGCATCATTGGGCTGGCTAATATACAATAACGATCGCGCCTTGTAAACCAGTGCCTCCTGTTTCAATTCGGCGTTGTTGCCAAACGACCGGATGACATAATTGGCATACTCCACCGCGTCAAAGTAATTTCCATCAAGATAATTGGCCTTGCTAAGCAGCAGGTAAGCATCGCCCAGATAATGGCTTTGCTCTTTAACGCTGATAATGGTATTGGCTTTTGCTTTTACCAGGTCAAGTTCAGGGTCTGGCACATCGCTGCGGGTAACCGTATCGCGGTAAACGCTTAGTATCTCGCTGTAATCATCCACGTAGGCCGCCTCGTAAGCTTCCTGTTTGGCCCGCAGCAATTCTTTGGCGTTAAACAGGATGTTGTATTTGGCAGTAAGGTTTTGTAGGCCGCGGTTAAGGGTGCTTTTTTTTTCGAGCGAGCAACCCGCAATGACCACGACCGATGCAAGCAGCCAAAGCTTAGATATAGAAAGGGTAGGAGTATGCCTCAATGGAATATTGTTTGTGTTTGATTATAACCGTTACTAACAACAAATTGAATGCTTGCGGCTAAGGTTTATAAATGCCTTGCTAAAATACTAAAGATTATGCAATAGGTTTAATAAATTTGCGGATGCCTAAAAACGAAAAACCGGACGACAAAGAACCGGTAAAGGAACTAAGCGCCTATGCCAAATATACAGGGATGGCTTTCCAGATGATAGTTATCATCGGCATTTTTGCCTATGCGGGTTATAAAATTGATGAAAATGCCCATCACAGTACCAAATGGGTAACAGCGCTTTTATCATTAATAGGGGTATTTATATCATTATTCATCGTTATCAGATCTGTAAGAAATTGAAGATTCAAGCTACCCTTATCTCGTTCGTTGTTTTCATACTGTTGCTGGCTGCCTTGCCTGCCTGGGCAATGTTTAGCGGCAATAACCATTTGCTGATACCGCACTTTTGGGCGATGTTTGCTTTTATAACCGGCCTTACCCTTTTGGTGGTAGTGGCGCTTTTGGTTACGCAAAAAATCAACCCCGAAAACTACGCCCAAACCTTTTTGGCAGTAACCGTTTTCAAATTATTGGTCAGCCTGGCATTTGTGGTGGTTTTTATACTCAAAAACAAGGTGGAAAAGACGATTTTTGCAGCCGATTTCTTTTACTTATATTTCTTAAATATGGCCTTTGAAGTTTACGTTTTGTTGCGTAACTTGCGCAACCAAAATTTGAAGTAAAAAACTTTATTTAGATGTATAACAGCTCGATTTTGAACTCAAAAATTTTTACACTTTTACGAATTTGTGCCGTTTTTTTAACGCTGACCGCATTTTCGATACCGGCTTTTTCGCAGGAAGAACATGCCGAGGGCCCAGAAAAAAAGTTTGAACCGAGCGAGGTTATTTTAGAGCACATTGCCGATTCGCATTCGCTGCATATTATTGGTCATAGCCATTTGCCGTTACCGGTAATTGTTTATACCGACAAGGGCCTGGAGATGTTCTCGTCTGCAAGGTTTGCTCATGAAGAAGAAGGCGCGCACGAAGCCGAAGCGGCCGGTGTATATAAAGGAGCTAATTACAACTATAAGCTGGTTAACGATAAAGTTAAGATAGTTAACGAGGCCGGCGAGGTTGATGAGGCGGCCACAAGTAAACTTTACGATTTCTCGATCACCCGCAACGTGGTAAGTATGTGGATGTCGATCATCTTCCTGCTGCTTATATTTTTGACTGTAGCATCAGCATACAAAAAACGCGAAGGTAAAGCCCCAAAAGGCTTGCAATCTTTTATAGAGCCGATTATACTGTTTGTTAGGGACGATATTGCCCGCCCAAACATCGGGTATAAATATCAGCGTTTTATGCCGCTGTTATTAACGGTTTTCTTTTTTATATGGATAAACAACCTGATAGGTTTGGTGCCGTTCTTTCCGGGTGGTGCAAACTTAACGGGTAATATAGCAGTAACGCTGGTGCTTTCGGTTATTACCTTGTTTGTGGTTAACCTGAATGGTAACAAGCATTACTGGCAGCACGTTTTTGTACCGGCCGATGTACCGGGCTGGATATGGCCGTTATGGTGGGTTATCGAGCTGGTAGGTATCATATCAAAGCCTTTCGCCTTAATGATACGTTTGTTTGCCAACATTACTGCAGGGCACATTATTGTGCTTAGCTTAATATCGCTGATATTCGTGTTCAAATCGTTTGCTATTGCGCCGGTATCAGTTGCTTTTGTGGTGTTCATGGATGTGCTTGAGTTGCTGGTAGCAGCTTTACAGGCCTTTATCTTTACGCTGTTAACTGCCTTGTTTATAGGTACAGCGATAGAAGAGCACCACCATTAATATTTGTAAATAATTATATACTATATATTCACTTTAAATTTAAAACAATGATTGGAAGTATCGCCGCACTTGGTGCAGGTTTAGCAGTAATTGGTGCCGGTATCGGTATCGGTCAAATTGGTGGTAAAGCTTGCGAAGGTATTGCACGCCAGCCAGAAGCTGCTTCAAAGATCCAAACTGCAATGATCATCGCTGCGGCCCTTGTAGAAGGTGTTGCACTGTTTGCTGTGGTTGTGTCATTCCTGGGCTTGAAATAATTTTTCTGCCCGAGGATAAAATTTTAACCGTACCCGTTGCGATTGGCCGCGGGTACGGTTATTAAATGATTTTTAAAATATATATCAACATATAATAATGAATCCATTAGTTACCCCCGATATTGGTTTAGTGTTCTGGACAACGGTATCATTTGTGGTATTGTTTTTTTTACTGGCCAAATTTGCCTGGAAACCTATTATGGGTGCCCTTAACGATCGTGAGCGCTTTATAGAAGATTCGCTGTCGAAAGCCGAGGCTGCTAAAGAAGAAATGAGTCGCCTAACCAGCGAGAACGAAGCGTTATTAAAACAAGCCCGTATAGAGCGCGACGCGATATTGCAGGAAGCTAAAAAGGTGAAAGACCAGATCATCAGCGATGCTAAGGATGCCGCACACAAAGAAGGTGCCCGCCAGATAGAGCTTGCCCGTATCGAGATAAACAACCAGAAAGCCATTGCTATGGCCGACGTTAAAAACCAGGTTGCGGCCTTGTCGTTAGAGATAGCCGAAAAGGTTTTACGCAAACAACTGGAAGACCAGGAAAAACAAGATGAACTGGTTGCCGACCTGTTAAAGGAAGTGAAATTATAGAAATGAGATTTAGATAGCAGATCTGAGACTTTTTTCTCACATCTTATATCTCACATCTCACATCTCAAAAGATATGTCAGAAATAACAGTAGCAATAAGATACGCGAAAGCATTGATTGACCTTGCGCAAGAGCAAAACAGCCTTGAAGCTGTTAAGAATGATATGGAGCTTTTTCTGAGAACGGTTAAGGCCAGTTCAGAATTGGGCGCTGTTTTGGCTAACCCGATCATATCGCACAGCAAAAAGGTACATATTCTGGCCGATGTTTTTGGCGCCAGCGTTAGTAAAGTAACCCTCGCGTTTTTAAATATCATGGTGAATAAAGGCCGTGGCGAAGTTTTGTTCACTACCGCACAGGAGTTTATTGGCTTGTATGATATCAAAAATCATATTACCAATGCCAGGGTGGTTACAGCATCACCTTTATCTGCCGAAAACAAAAAGAAAATGCTTGATAATGTGCAGAAGGCAATTGGCGGTACTGTTAAGCTTAAGGATAAGGTTGACCCATCGTTAATTGGTGGCTTTGTACTAACCGTTGGCGACAGGCAGGTGGATACCAGCATTGCCAGCAGCTTAAAGCGGATGAAAAAGGAATTTGCGCAAGTTGCGATCAAATAATATTAAATTAAAACTCTAAAATAAATTCAAAAAATGGTAGAGGTAAGACCAGACGAAGTATCAGCAATTTTGCGTCAGCAATTGGCCGGCTTTAAGTCAGAATCTGAATTAGAAGAAGTGGGTACCGTGCTCCAGGTGGGTGATGGTATTGCACGCGTTTACGGATTAACTAAAGTACAATCAGGTGAGCTGGTTGAATTTGATAACGGTTTACAAGGTATCGTACTGAACCTTGAAGAAGATAACGTAGGTGTGGTATTGTTAGGTAAATCTGACGATATTAAAGAAGGTGATAACGTAAAGCGTACCAACCGTATCGCATCAATTAACGTAGGCGAAGGCATGCTTGGCCGTGTTGTTGATACTTTGGGTAACCCAATTGACGGTAAAGGCCCGATAGTAGGTGAGACCTACGAAATGCCTTTGGAGCGTAAAGCACCTGGTGTTATTTACCGCCAGCCGGTAACCGAGCCATTGCAAACAGGTATTAAAGCTATCGACGCGATGATCCCTATCGGCCGTGGCCAGCGTGAGTTGGTTATTGGTGACCGCCAAACCGGTAAAACCGCTGTTTGTATCGATACCATCATCAATCAAAAAGAGTTTTATGATGCAGGCCAGCCTGTAACATGTATATATGTAGCGTGCGGCCAAAAGGCCTCTACCGTGGCAAACATTGTACGCACACTGGAAGAGAACGGCGCTATGCCATACTCAATAGTTGTTGCGGCCAATGCTTCTGACTCTGCTACCATGCAGTTCTTCTCGCCGTTTGCAGGTGCTGCAATTGGCGAATACTTCCGCGATACCGGCCGCCCGGCTCTGATCATTTATGATGATCTTTCTAAACAGGCTGTTGCTTACCGCGAAGTATCGTTATTATTACGCCGCCCGCCGGGCCGCGAGGCTTACCCTGGTGACGTGTTTTACCTGCACAGCCGTTTATTGGAGCGTGCTGCTAAGGTTAACAGCAATGACAACATCGCGCAGCAAATGAACGATTTGCCGGAGTCTATCAGACACATCGTAAAAGGTGGTGGTTCGTTAACGGCGTTGCCTATCATCGAAACACAGGCAGGTGACGTATCAGCGTATATCCCAACCAACGTGATCTCGATCACCGATGGCCAGATATTCCTGGAGTCGAACTTGTTCCTTGCAGGTATACGCCCGGCCATTAACGTTGGTATCTCGGTATCACGTGTGGGTGGTAACGCGCAGATCAAATCAATGAAGAAGGTTGCCGGTACACTTAAGCTTGACCAGGCACAATATCGCGAGCTTGAGGCGTTCTCGAAATTTGGATCGGACCTGGATGCATCAACCAAAAGCGTAATTGATAAAGGTGCCCGTAACGTTGAAATATTAAAGCAAGGCCAGTACTCGCCGGTAACGGTTGAAAAACAGGTAGCTATTATTTACCTGGGTACTAAAAACCTGATGCGTAACGTACCGGTGAACAAGATAAAAGAGTTTGAAGTAGAATATACCAACCAGTTAGAGCAACGCCACCCCGAAGTGCTGGCTGCACTTAAGGCAGGTAAATTTGACGACCAGTTAACCGGCGTGCTGGAAACAGTAGCTAAAGAACTGGCAGGTAAGTACTAATTTTTAGATATGAGATATGAGATGTGAGTATTGAGACAGATACTCACGTCTTATAGATAAAAATAAACGAGATCAGATTGAAGGAATGAGTTAAATCTCAAATCTCAAATCTCAAATCTCAAATCTCAAAAGATGGCTAATTTAAAAGAAGTAAGAAACAGGATAGCATCCGTAAACTCAACGCAGCAGATAACCAAAGCCATGAAAATGGTTTCGGCGGCTAAGCTGAGAAGGGCTACTGATGCCATTGTACAATTACGCCCCTATGCTAACAAGTTGAAAGACCTGTTGGCTAACTTATCGGCAAGCCTTGAGGATGGCGCCTCGCCATTTTTACAGCAGCGCGAACCGGTACGTGTGCTGGTTGTAGTTGTATCATCAAATCGTGGTTTGGCAGGCGCTTTTAATACCAACGTAATAAAGGCGGCCAATAACCTGATAGCCGAAAAATACAG includes:
- the atpH gene encoding ATP synthase F1 subunit delta, whose amino-acid sequence is MSEITVAIRYAKALIDLAQEQNSLEAVKNDMELFLRTVKASSELGAVLANPIISHSKKVHILADVFGASVSKVTLAFLNIMVNKGRGEVLFTTAQEFIGLYDIKNHITNARVVTASPLSAENKKKMLDNVQKAIGGTVKLKDKVDPSLIGGFVLTVGDRQVDTSIASSLKRMKKEFAQVAIK
- the atpA gene encoding F0F1 ATP synthase subunit alpha — its product is MVEVRPDEVSAILRQQLAGFKSESELEEVGTVLQVGDGIARVYGLTKVQSGELVEFDNGLQGIVLNLEEDNVGVVLLGKSDDIKEGDNVKRTNRIASINVGEGMLGRVVDTLGNPIDGKGPIVGETYEMPLERKAPGVIYRQPVTEPLQTGIKAIDAMIPIGRGQRELVIGDRQTGKTAVCIDTIINQKEFYDAGQPVTCIYVACGQKASTVANIVRTLEENGAMPYSIVVAANASDSATMQFFSPFAGAAIGEYFRDTGRPALIIYDDLSKQAVAYREVSLLLRRPPGREAYPGDVFYLHSRLLERAAKVNSNDNIAQQMNDLPESIRHIVKGGGSLTALPIIETQAGDVSAYIPTNVISITDGQIFLESNLFLAGIRPAINVGISVSRVGGNAQIKSMKKVAGTLKLDQAQYRELEAFSKFGSDLDASTKSVIDKGARNVEILKQGQYSPVTVEKQVAIIYLGTKNLMRNVPVNKIKEFEVEYTNQLEQRHPEVLAALKAGKFDDQLTGVLETVAKELAGKY